cctttctcccccccctcctgaACAACCTTCTTGCCTTACCCTCATCCTAAACAATCCATTCCTTTCCCAAATCTACATTCTCATTCTTTTGGGTgcttaagtaccaggccatattgttgttctcataacctaggaaagaaactttccttccccccccccctggaCAACCCTGTCCTTTCCccacccctaaacactctatCCTTCGCCCCCACTTAAAcacactttccttcttcccccaccctaaacactcattccttccctaccttaaagcactctttcctttcccccaacCTACATTCCCCCCCTTAGGGTGGCTAAGTGCCAGGccacattgttgttctaataacctaggaaagaaccttccttccccctaaacagtctttccttacccctaagtagtctttctatacccctaagtagtctttccttacccctaagtagtctttcctttcccctaaatagtctttctatacccctaagtagtctttccttaccccctaagtagtcttcccttacccctaagtagtctttccttacccctaagtagtctttccttacccccctaagtagtctttccttacccctaagtagtctttccttacccctaagtagtctttccttaccccgaagtagtctttccttacccctaagtagtctttccttcacccccccctaaacactctttccttacccctaagtagtctttccatacccctaagtagtctttccttacccctaagtagtctttccttacccctaagtagtctttccttaccgctaagtagtctttcctaacccctaagtagtcattccttacccctaagtagtctttccttacccctaagtagtctttccttaccgctaagtagtctttcctaacgcctaagtagtcattccttacccctaagtagtctttccttacccctaagtagtctttccttacccctaagtagtctttccttacccctaagtagtctttccttacccctaagtagtctttccttacccctaagtagtctttccttaccgctaagtagtctttcctaacccctaagtagtctttctatacccctaagtagtctttccttacccctaagtactctttctttacccctaagtagtctttccttacccctaagtagtctttccttacccccccttagggtggttaagtaccaggccatattgttgttctaataacctaggaaagaacctttcctttcccctaaaccctcattccttatccctaagtagtctttccttacccctaagtagtctttccttacccctaagtagtctttccccccccctaagtagtctttccttatcccccaagtagtctttccttactcctaagtagtcttcctatacccctaggtagtctttccttacccctaagtagtctttctgtacccctaagtagtctttctgtacccttaagtagtctttcctaaccccctaagtagtctttccttacccctaagtagtctttccttacccctaagtagtcttcctatacccctaagtagtctttctatacccctaagtagtctttccttactcctcagtagtctttccttacccctaagtagtctttctatacccctaagtagtttttctatacccctaagtagtctttccttccaccccccctaagtagtctttccttacccctaagtagtctttctatacccctaagtagtctttccttacccccaagtagtcttcccttacccctaaatagtctttccttacccctaagaagtctttcctaacccctaagtagtctttccttatcccctaaatcttctttccttcccccccccaagtcttctttccttacccctaagtagtctttccttactcctaagtagtctttccttaccccaaagtagtcttccttcacccctccctaaacactctttccttacccctaagtagtctttctatacccctaagtagtctttccttacccctaagagtagtcttccctttcaccccccctaagtagtctttccttaccccccccataaacacactttccttctccccacctaagcactcttttcttacccctaaacctttctttttccttccccgtaaaccttctttccttcccccctaaaccttccttccttccccccttccttccttccccttctccttccttccccttctccttccttccccttctccttccccttttccttccttccccttttccttccttcccctttccttctttcccttccacctcctttcccttcccttcattcCNNNNNNNNNNNNNNNNNNNNNNNNNNNNNNNNNNNNNNNNNNNNNNNNNNNNNNNNNNNNNNNNNNNNNNNNNNNNNNNNNNNNNNNNNNNNNNNNNNNNaaataaataaacaaataaataaacaaataaataaacaaataaataaacaaataaataaacaaataaacaaataaataaaataaggaggCCAATTCTGTGTCCACCCTCCCCCTCCAACTACTCATCTTGCAGATAAGCAGTGAAATATTTCTTGTACCATTTACAAGGAGACACTCTGGAGAGGAGGAGGCATATTTCTCACTTCTCACTAACTCCAGATCGGTAGCCCAATGGAGGACAGTGACGATGAAGATAACGTCCAGGTagtccttcttttcctcccggTGCACGCGCACGCATATACTCTcatatatattcacatgGTCGTCACTTACTCCctcccacacacacacctgtAGGTGATCGTTTTTGGAAATTCAACGGAAGCTAATTTTGACGACTTCTACAAAGAACAGGACCCaacaaaggaagaacacGGAGGTAAGGGCAGAACCTGTGGGAGTTTCTACTTATGAAGAAGGGACCCTTATAAATTATCAAATGCGCCTCCCCCATTTctgtcacttttttttttttttttttttttttttttttttctcactttggTCTCTAATTTCATCGtaattttattcccttttctgtgtctcccttttcttttgtagGGGATGGCAGGGGGGATCCCGAGGGAGGCGAATTCGCCAGGGGTGAAGCCGAAGTAAGATACATAAAGcgaaggggggaagagagCTATGACTCCTCCATTCCGTGCATTCCCGTGTAGCGATGTCACATGGAGCGATGTCCCATGGAGCGATGTCCCATGGAACGAAGCAAAGACCATCTGCAGTCACTCTTATCCTCTCCAGTAATGACCACTTCGAATATCTTTTCCCACGCCCCATCCACCTCTGCAGGAAATACCGCGTGACGTAGACCTCGACACTCAAGTAGAGAGAGCCACTCGGGAAAACAAAGTCTTCCTCAAGTACGACTACACACGGGAGAAGCCATGGGCACACCATGCAGACAAGAGCATGTGGTTTAATTATAACTTCGATGAACACTCCTTCAAGGAATGGGTCCAGAAACACATCGACAAGCGGATAGAGAAGCAACACAACTATCAAGTTGAAAATGCCGACAATATATTTGAGGACAAGCTCAGGGCAGTTTCTAGGACCCCTCGAAATTTTGAAGATACATATCGAAGGGGGTATGGTGATCATCACGAACAGAACTACGATGACGACCCCATGCGGCGTAATCCAAAGGGAGTGAGGAATAACACAGCGATGAAATCCAGTAACACTAGGAAAGGGGCTTTAAGTAATAACTACAATCCACAGAGAAGTAATAACACTCCATTTCAACCCCAAGAGGAGAACACAGTCCATTTTCAACCTCTTAGTGAAGAAGACAACTACATGGATGGTCGAAGCAGGAAGATGCCCCTTGAAAAAGCATCGAATAGAACAGTGGAGGGAGGGCACCCTGTTCAAGGGGAGGACCTCACGCAGTTTCAGGATTTAGTTAATTTCTTTAAGCTGAACCCTGGGGTATAAAAAGCAATTCTGGGAGGGGGAACAAcacgaggaggaaaaaataaaataaaataaaataaaataaaaggaaaggaaacgGATGAATTGGCATGTACTGATAATATATGGGAGGAGACCTAACCGTGGGAAGTTTGTAAGTCCCCGTGTTGTCGCTAAACTTCGCAGGACAGGCCCTCATACCCGCTTATAACCTGATCCATCGCTATCAGCGAGTTATGCACGTGGTCATGGGATACGCCATAGCTGTTATACTGGTACATGTAAGCATTTGTTCCGTAGAGCATCTTGGCATTCTGCAAAATCCTCTTCAACGTAGGTACCGGGGTTAAGCAGTTCGATACCATCGCCAGGCTGTTATAGGTAAAGTCCCTGCTCTCATCAATGTAAATTTCCATCGGGCAGAGGGACTTGTGGTTGTACAGAACGTGATGCTTAAACAAATCGAAGTTGATATTTTCTTGGAGCTCTCCACGAAGAATCATCTTGGAACCAAACACTACATTATTGTGCCGGAAGTGGGTACTAGCTAATGGCCCTTCTGCGGTCCCGCTCCCCTGGTGTCCTCCTCTCCCtgttccttcattcctttcctactccttccccttcccttctccttcccctaaaccttccttttccttcttattcctttccttttccttccacttccttcccttcctccttctattcctttcctttccttccttccctttccttccttccttacttccttccttacttctccttcccttctccttcccttctccttcccttctccttcccttctccttccctttccttcttaatccttttccttccttccttctttccttccttttccttccttttccttcattctccttccttcattcctttcttcccttctctttccttccttccttctttccttttcctttcctccattccctttccttctccttctccttctccttctccttctccttctccttctccttctccttctccttcccttctcctttcctttccttctccttcatattccttcattccccttcctttccttctccttcatattccttcattccccttcctttccttcttcttccatcatccctttcctttcccttaagtcccttccttcatattccttcttattccttccttcattacttccctcttctttccattctattccttttccttccacttccttttccttccacttccttttccttccacttccctttccttctccttgtccttccccctccttcattccttccccctccttcattccttccccctccttcattccttccccctccttcattccttccccctccttcattccttccctttctctttccttcccccttcctttttcttcatcccccttccttctttccccctttcctttcccctaagaccttatttccttccccctttcctttcccctaagaccttatttccttccccctttcctttcccctaagaccttatttccttccccctttcctttcccctaagaccttatttccttccccctttcctttcccctaagaccttatttccttccccctttcctttcccctaagaccttatttccttccccctttcctttcccctaagaccttatttccttccccctttcctttcccctaagaccttatttccttccccctttcctttcccctaagaccttatttccttccccctttcctttcccctaagaccttatttccttccccctttcctttcccctaagaccttatttccttccccctttcctttcccctaagaccttatttccttccccctttcctttcccctaagaccttatttccttccccctttcctttcccctaagaccttatttccttccccttctttcattcccttacccctaaacctacTATCCTTCCGTTTCCttgttatttccttcccctccccctccctgttccttttccctttccctgcTATTCATTTctctattatttttttactatttctCTTTATTACTTTTCCTTATTGCTCCTTCTTATTGCTTTAAGtcttaccttccttttcctgggATAACTTCTCTAGGTTCTTCGTTAGTGTCTTCGTTAATTCAGCGGTGTTAATACTGGCACCAATGCCACCTGTACCACTATTACTGGCGCTCTCTATTGCTTTGGAAAGTGCTTTCTGTAATGTTTCAGTCGAAATGTTGTACTCCTCCTTTGTTAATATATCACCAAGGTCGACTGTTTGACCAGATGTGGTGCCAGGGCCTACTTTAACAAAAGATGCTAAACTTCCTCTATTCTGTTGTCTCTGTTCCCGTAATGCCTGTTCATCCTTCGAATGTGTACAAACGTGTGGCCACTGCGTCCATGGTTGCTTTATTCGCCATGCTGCGCGCGCTCCCTTcgccctttcttcctttctccatttttctattttatctTCCAGTACGGCTTTACCGACCATTAAAGCCGTGGGGTCAATGTTCTTACATTCATCCAACTTTGCTCCTCCTCTTTCGTGGGTCCCCAATTTCGTTTCCACATTCTGCGATACGTAGTTAATAACTTCCCTCAGGTAACAGTGGTCACCATAGATTTCGGAAAGGGCGACAGCGGCAACAACACAACGTGGATACCACTCTTCCGATTTAATGCCGGCTTCAACTTCGGTGCCCCTACCTGTCCCATCTATCTTCTTTACCCCAGCAGTGAAATATCTTATTTCGACTATTCCTTTACACATATTCTTCACATATTCATTCCTCTGTTTgctctccttccttccttccccgaCGTCTTCGAAAGATTTCGCCAAAGCGTCCCCACAGAGCCCCAGTATTTCCATGGACTCCGCCTTCGTCAACCTACTACTCAATTTTCCCCATGCTTCTTCCAAATGTGCCCCCAACTTTGCCTGCAAAGGAAGATTGgataatggagaaaaaaaatatatatttattctgGAACACATaattacatacatatatatacatatatatatacatacatatacgtatatacatgtatatgtatgtattcaCTTACTCTAATTTCCCTAGCCTTCTCCTCTGCACTTCCCGCCGATGCCATACTAGCATGCTGCTCCAACCATTTCTGCAGCAGTCCATCCCCCGCTCCTGACGCCATGATTTGTGTGTCTTCTTCAccagaaaaagagaaattaatatatatatattatatatatagaattaaaagaaggaaaaaaggaaaaaaaaaaaaaaaaagtaaaaagaaggaaaaatattcttcctttttcttcttttttttccttctttctttccttcttttcttttctattctttcctttcttttctttctttattcttcctcttttactcttccttctttccttttctattccttcatttcttccttaaaaccttctttttcttccttcttttcttcttttccttctttaaaacttccttttccttctttcttcttccccttaaaccttccttatttttcttccctctaaaacttccttcttcttcttcttttccttcctgaaaccttccttcttcttctttttctccctcaaaacttccttttttttgtccttctaaacgttccttattttttcttccctcttctttcttttctttaaccTACTttattattccttcttttcttcttttcttccttaaaggctcttttttttcttttattcttccttccttcttttctttttttctttcttcttttctttcttcttttcttccctcttcctccttctttttttcttctcttcctctctttcttttgaaccctttttttcttccttctttaaaccttcctttctttactcttccttccttaaaccttccatctttactcttccttccttctttactcttccttttttactcttccttccttaaaccttccttcttttacttttccttccttaaactttcctttcttaaaccttccttctttactcttccttccttaaaccactcttttactcttccttcctgaaaccttccttctttactcttccttccttaaaccattctttttcttccttccttaaaccattctttttcttccttccttaaaccgtccttctttttcttacttccttaaaccattcttttttcttccttccttaaaccttccttc
This genomic interval from Plasmodium knowlesi strain H genome assembly, contig: PKNH_00_5, whole genome shotgun sequence contains the following:
- a CDS encoding SICAvar, type I (fragment) translates to MASGAGDGLLQKWLEQHASMASAGSAEEKAREIRAKLGAHLEEAWGKLSSRLTKAESMEILGLCGDALAKSFEDVGEGRKESKQRNEYVKNMCKGIVEIRYFTAGVKKIDGTGRGTEVEAGIKSEEWYPRCVVAAVALSEIYGDHCYLREVINYVSQNVETKLGTHERGGAKLDECKNIDPTALMVGKAVLEDKIEKWRKEERAKGARAAWRIKQPWTQWPHVCTHSKDEQALREQRQQNRGSLASFVKVGPGTTSGQTVDLGDILTKEEYNISTETLQKALSKAIESASNS
- a CDS encoding delta tubulin, putative translates to MILRGELQENINFDLFKHHVLYNHKSLCPMEIYIDESRDFTYNSLAMVSNCLTPVPTLKRILQNAKMLYGTNAYMYQYNSYGVSHDHVHNSLIAMDQVISGYEGLSCEV